From Xiphophorus maculatus strain JP 163 A chromosome 12, X_maculatus-5.0-male, whole genome shotgun sequence, the proteins below share one genomic window:
- the LOC111610350 gene encoding uncharacterized protein LOC111610350 gives MTSDWLKGPKFLWEQEIVTNPTISELLIGDPEVKVLKTDVVQKDDLLIRLARFSDWVTCLNVIARIRRLAHGDISGPVTVEERKKAALVLIKAAQKEAFGEELKLLSQSQKLRRTHKMYELDPFLEYGVLRVGGRLRRSSASLEFKHPIILPKEGIVTHLILDHCHKRTQHQGRGQTLNDLRANGYWIMGASKVVAKHIRSCVTCRRVRGRPEGQRMADLPVDRIEPSPPFSYTGIDCFGPFYTKQGRKEYKRYGLLLTCLSSRAIHIEMLEDMTTDAFLNALRCFIAIRGTVRQIRSDQGTNFVGAKSELGKCLMELDKERIATYLARKECDFLMNVPEASHMGGIWERQIRTTRSVLSSVLAQATGRLDDSSLRTSFYEAMAIVNSRPLTTDTLTDPKGAEPLTPNHLLTIKSTIPLPPPGKFVQEDLYARKRWRKVQYLSEQFWNRWRREYLTSISLRQQWHTTRRNVQVGDVVIVNDENTPRNEWPLARVVEAQEDDDGFVRKVKIQVGQNKLGPKGERLTQPSFLERPVQKLVV, from the coding sequence ATGACATCAGATTGGCTAAAGGGACCTAAGTTCTTATGGGAACAGGAAATTGTGACTAATCCAACAATTTCAGAGCTTCTTATAGGTGACCCAGAGGTCAAAGTCCTGAAAACTGATGTTGTGCAGAAAGATGACCTTCTGATAAGGCTGGCAAGGTTTTCAGACTGGGTCACTTGCCTTAACGTCATTGCTCGCATTCGGAGGCTGGCTCATGGAGACATATCTGGGCCTGTTACAGTAGAGGAGCGAAAGAAAGCAGCTCTCGTGCTGATCAAGGCGGCGCAAAAGGAAGCATTTGGAGAAGAGCTGAAGCTGCTAAGCCAATCACAGAAACTCAGGAGAACTCACAAGATGTATGAACTCGATCCGTTTCTTGAGTACGGAGTGCTCAGAGTTGGTGGCAGGTTGAGAAGGTCATCAGCGTCGCTAGAGTTCAAACATCCCATAATACTCCCGAAAGAAGGCATCGTAACGCATCTGATACTTGATCATTGCCATAAAAGAACACAACACCAAGGCCGAGGGCAAACACTGAACGATCTCAGAGCCAACGGCTACTGGATTATGGGTGCTAGTAAAGTTGTGGCCAAGCACATCAGGAGTTGCGTGACCTGTAGGAGGGTGCGGGGTCGACCTGAAGGACAGCGTATGGCTGACTTGCCTGTTGATCGAATAGAACCATCTCCTCCTTTCTCATATACAGGCATCGACTGTTTTGGCCCTTTTTACACGAAACAAGGTAGAAAAGAGTACAAGAGATATGGACTGTTGTTAACATGCCTAAGCTCTAGAGCTATTCACATCGAAATGCTCGAGGACATGACAACTGATGCATTTCTAAATGCATTAAGGTGTTTCATTGCAATAAGAGGAACGGTCAGGCAAATTAGATCTGACCAAGGTACAAATTTCGTAGGAGCAAAGAGTGAGTTGGGAAAATGCTTGATGGAACTTGACAAGGAAAGGATTGCGACCTATCTCGCAAGAAAGGAATGTGACTTCCTTATGAATGTTCCCGAAGCCAGTCATATGGGAGGCATATGGGAGCGTCAGATTCGGACAACAAGGAGCGTGCTGAGCTCTGTCCTAGCCCAGGCTACCGGAAGACTGGATGACTCCTCATTAAGAACGTCCTTCTACGAGGCCATGGCCATAGTCAACAGTCGCCCGCTGACAACAGACACCCTAACAGATCCCAAGGGAGCTGAACCCTTGACACCCAATCACTTGCTTACTATAAAATCTACAATACCCCTTCCACCTCCAGGAAAGTTCGTTCAAGAAGATCTGTATGCAAGGAAACGGTGGCGCAAAGTACAGTATCTCTCAGAACAGTTCTGGAACAGGTGGCGTCGAGAATACTTAACCAGCATCAGCCTTCGTCAGCAGTGGCATACAACCAGACGAAACGTGCAGGTTGGGGATGTAGTCATCGTTAATGATGAAAACACTCCCAGAAATGAGTGGCCACTAGCTAGAGTAGTTGAGGCACAGGAAGATGATGATGGTTTCGTGCGAAAGGTGAAAATACAAGTAGGCCAAAATAAATTAGGACCAAAGGGTGAACGCTTAACACAACCTTCATTTCTTGAGCGTCCAGTGCAGAAATTAGTTGTATAA